The Chryseobacterium sp. G0186 genome includes the window AAAGGTTTTCAAGATTTAACAACTCCTGCTCAGGTAGAAGATGCGTTAAAGCAATCGGGAACTACATTATTGGTCATCAACTCCGTATGTGGATGTGCTGCAGGAGCGGCAAGACCGGGAGTAGTATATTCTTTGACTGGTGATAAAAAACCTGATCACCTAACAACTGTATTCGCAGGATTTGATACAGAGGCTGTAGTTGAAGCAAGAAAACACCTTGCTCCATTCCCTCCAAGCTCTCCTTGCGTAGCCCTTTTCAAGGATGGTGAATTGGTTCACATGCTGGAAAGACATCATATTGAAGGAAATCCTGCAGGAGCTATTGCAGCAAACCTTCAGGCTGCCTATGATGAGTACTGCTAAGAAACAATAAACTCAATATGAAACCGTTACAAAATTTGTAACGGTTTTTTTATTTAACCTCAGAAAAAAATTCTCTAAACATTCAAATATCATTATATTTGTTGGAATGGCAACCAAGGCACTTTTCAATACTGTGGTCAACTGGTTCATCCGTCAAAGGATAGACCAGATTCAAAATTTCATGGATCATCCCATTGAAACCCAGAAAGGTATATTGTTTTCTCAACTGTTTCATGCAGAGGATACAGAATATGGTAAACTGCATGGCTTCAACTCTATTTCAAGCTATCAGGATTTTAAAAATAAGGTTCCCATCGTTACCTATGAAGATTTTGAGCCTTATATTGAAAAAGCACGTCAGGGCCACAAGGACGTAAGCTGGCCGGGGTTAATTAAACATTTTGCCAAATCATCAGGAACAACCAATGCCAGAAGTAAGTTTATTCCTATTTCAGCGGAAAGTCTTGAATACTGCCACATGAAAGCTGGAAAAGACATGGTATCCATCTATGCGAATAACCACCCTGAAAATCAACTTTTCAATTATAAAAATTTACGTTTAGGGGGAAGCTCAGAATTATATGCAGACTTTAACACAAAATTTGGGGATTTATCTGCTATTTTAATTGACAATCTTCCCTTTTGGGTAGAAATTACCACAACCCCGAGCAAGAAGGTTTCTTTGATGGGAGAATGGGAAAGCAAACTGAAAGCCATCACCTCAGAAGTAAAAAATGAGGATGTAGGAAGTATTTTGGGAGTACCCAGCTGGATGATGGTTCTTCTGCAGAGGGTCTTAAAGGAAACCAATGTAGGAAGTATTTCCGAGCTATGGCCTAATTTGGAGGTCTTTTTTCATGGCGGAATTAGTTTTAAGCCCTACAAGGAGCAATACCGCCAGATCATCGGAAAAAACATCAATTACTACGAAATTTATAATGCTTCAGAGGGATTCTTCGGAATACAGGACAGGTCCAATAGTGATGAGATGCTTCTTATGCTTGATTATGGAATATTCTATGAGTTTATTCCAATGGATCAGTTCCATTTCTCCAACCCTAAGGTAGTAAGCCTGGAAGATGTTGAAATTGGAAAAAACTATGCTATGGTGATCACTACCAATGGTGGATTATGGAGATACCTGATTGGTGATACGGTTGTATTTACTTCCATAAACCCATTCAGGATCAAAATAACGGGAAGAACGAAGCATTATATCAATGCTTTTGGAGAAGAGCTCATGATTACCAATGTAGAGTCTGCCCTATCAAGGGCTTGTGAGGCAACAGGTGCTCAAATTACAGACTTTACAGGTGCTCCGGTCTTTATGAAAGGTAATGAGGGAGGAGCTCACGAATGGATCTTTGAATTCAGCCATTACCCGGACAATCTGGATCACTTTATTGATGCTTTTGATAAGCATTTGAAGACCATCAATTCAGATTATGAAGCTAAAAGATACAACAACATAACTCTTAAAAGACCTATTGTACACATTGCCAAAGATAACCTGTTCTACCACTGGCTGGAATCCAGGGGAAAACTTGGTGGCCAGAACAAGGTACCAAGATTAAGTAATGACAGAGAGTATATAGATCCTCTGCTAGAACTTAATAAATAAAATTACACTTTATACTAAAAATAAAGAGGCTGTCTCAAAAGTGAGGCAGTCTTTTTTATTCAAAAAAAGGAAAGCGAAAGCTTTCCTAATTGTATCAAATTGATTAATTTGCTGTGTGTTAAGTACATCAAAAGTAGTCTTTAAAGATTACAATCCCAAAGAAAATTTGCTTTTTCCTCCCAATTTATCGGAGTTGATTGATGAAAAGCATCCTGTAAAAATAGTTTCGGACATCATTGACGGGCTGGATATTAAAAGCTTAGTCAACACCTACAAACCTGGCGGAACTTCGTGCTATCATCCGAAAATGCTTTTGAAAGTTTTAATTTACGGTTATTTGAGTAATATCTATTCGAGCCGTAAAATAGAACAGGCCTTGAAGGAAAACATCCATTTTATGTGGGTTTCTGCAATGAGCCGTCCCGACCATAATACCATCAACAGATTTCGCAGCCAGCGTTTGAAGGGCGAGATTAAAGCCATCTTCACACAAATCGTTCTTCTTTTAGAGAAAGAAGGTTTGGTAAGTCTGGAAACCACTTTTGTAGACGGCACAAAGATAGAAGCCAATGCCAACCGCTATACTTTTGTCTGGGGAAAAGCCATCAAAAAACATAAAGCAAGAATTTCCCAGCAACTGGAAGAACTTTGGAATTATGCGGAAAAAGTGGCAAAAGATGAGCTTCAGGATACAGAGAATATTGATTTTAAAGAGGTAGATTCTGAAAAAGTAACTCAAACCATCACAAAGATCAATGAGGTTCTGAGAGATAAAAAAGCACCTTCAAAAGTCCGTCAGAAGCTGAATTATGCCAAGAAAAACTGGGCTGCCAATTTAGATAAATATAAGAAACAACAGGAAATATTAGGAAGCAGAAATTCTTATTCCAAGACGGATACCGATGCAACATTTATGCGGATGAAGGATGATCATATGCAAAACGGGCAGCTAAAACCGGCTTACAATCTGCAGATTTCCACCAACAGACAATTTATTTTACATTATTCCATACATCCCAACCCAACCGATACCAAAACATTAGAATCTCATTTACAGGGTTTTGAAGAGAGCTATCAGAAAGTTCCAAAAGAGCTTGTAGCGGATGCAGGATATGGCTCGGAAGAAAACTATAACTTATTGAAATATAGAAAAATAAAGGCTTATGTAAAATACAATTACTTTACAAAAGACCAAAAGTCAGGACAGATAACCACTTCACAGAATAATCCTAAACTGGCAAAAATCAGGGAAAAGATTTTCAAACTTCTTAATACCCCAAAAGGCGTCAGGCTACGCAAACAGCGATGTCACGATGTTGAACCTGTTTTCGCCCAGCTCAAACACAACAAAAATTTTAAACGCTTCCTGCTTAGGGGAAAAATTAAGGCCGAGCTGGAAATCGGCATACTTGCCATTGCCCATAATCTCAAGAAAATGGCAAAAGCAGCCTGAAAAAGACTGCTTTTTTAAATTTCTATCTTCCTTTTTCAAAATTTTTTAAATACAACAACTGAAAAAGCTTTTTGTTAACATAAAACAAAAAGAGACTGTCCTTTTGAGACAGCCTCTTCTTTTATTTGCTTAAATCTTCTTTTAATTTTTTCGCGGCATCTTCCACTTTTGCGGCTCCTTTTCTTGCGGCGTCTTTTGCATCTTTTCCTGCTTCCTGAGCCCCGCTTTTAATATCTTTCCCTACTTTGTTAGCTTCTGACTTGATGTCCTGCCCTGCTTTGTTGAGATCCTGTTTGGTTTTATCTGCAGTAGCATCAATCTTATCTTTAGCCTTTTTGGCTGCATTGTCAATCTTATTTCCGGCCTCATCTAATTTTTCATTTACATTTTCCTTAGCCTGGCTAACTTTTGCCGAGTCAACAATGTGAGGAGATGTTTCTGAAATTGTTGTTGTAGTGGTAGTCACTGATCCATCAGCATTTTCTACCTGTTCTTTTTTTGTTGTTGATTTTGTGCATGCAACAGTGAATACAGAGATCACTAATGCTGCTAGGATTTGTTTTTTCATATTGTATATTTTTGGGGTATGTTTTTATTCGGTTTTGGTTTCGCTGGCAGAAACTGTTTCTGAGGCTTTCTTTTTCTTTTCAGCATCAGTTTTTTTCTTTTCCTCTGCTTCTTTCAGCTTATTTTCTTTTTCTAGCTCTACTTTCAGCTTTTTCTCTTCCTCCATAGCTTTTTTAACCTGTTTTACAGAGTCAAGATATTGAGGGGATGACATTCTGATCTTACGAGCGATATCCACCGATACAGCCCCTGTTGAAAAGGAATCAATAGCAGTGGTATCATAATGAACTTTGACTTCCTGCTCTTCATTAATATGGGGAGCCTCACCCTTGGAACATGCTGTAAAAAGAATGACAAAAATAAAAATAGCCGGCAGTAAATTTTTCATGGAACTAATTTAGCAGAAATTCTGCAATTACAGGATAATGATCCGATAATTCCACAGATTGATCCACTTTATAGCTCAAAGGAATGATTGATTTTGAGCTGAAGATATAATCTATTCTTAAGGGAACCTTATAATCATGAAAACTGCTTGCGCTCCCTTTTCCTGCAGTTAAAAATGCATCCTGAAGGTCTTTTCCTAAATTATAATATTCATAAGAATTGGGAACAGAATTAAAATCACCAGCA containing:
- a CDS encoding GH3 auxin-responsive promoter family protein — translated: MATKALFNTVVNWFIRQRIDQIQNFMDHPIETQKGILFSQLFHAEDTEYGKLHGFNSISSYQDFKNKVPIVTYEDFEPYIEKARQGHKDVSWPGLIKHFAKSSGTTNARSKFIPISAESLEYCHMKAGKDMVSIYANNHPENQLFNYKNLRLGGSSELYADFNTKFGDLSAILIDNLPFWVEITTTPSKKVSLMGEWESKLKAITSEVKNEDVGSILGVPSWMMVLLQRVLKETNVGSISELWPNLEVFFHGGISFKPYKEQYRQIIGKNINYYEIYNASEGFFGIQDRSNSDEMLLMLDYGIFYEFIPMDQFHFSNPKVVSLEDVEIGKNYAMVITTNGGLWRYLIGDTVVFTSINPFRIKITGRTKHYINAFGEELMITNVESALSRACEATGAQITDFTGAPVFMKGNEGGAHEWIFEFSHYPDNLDHFIDAFDKHLKTINSDYEAKRYNNITLKRPIVHIAKDNLFYHWLESRGKLGGQNKVPRLSNDREYIDPLLELNK
- a CDS encoding IS1182 family transposase produces the protein MLSTSKVVFKDYNPKENLLFPPNLSELIDEKHPVKIVSDIIDGLDIKSLVNTYKPGGTSCYHPKMLLKVLIYGYLSNIYSSRKIEQALKENIHFMWVSAMSRPDHNTINRFRSQRLKGEIKAIFTQIVLLLEKEGLVSLETTFVDGTKIEANANRYTFVWGKAIKKHKARISQQLEELWNYAEKVAKDELQDTENIDFKEVDSEKVTQTITKINEVLRDKKAPSKVRQKLNYAKKNWAANLDKYKKQQEILGSRNSYSKTDTDATFMRMKDDHMQNGQLKPAYNLQISTNRQFILHYSIHPNPTDTKTLESHLQGFEESYQKVPKELVADAGYGSEENYNLLKYRKIKAYVKYNYFTKDQKSGQITTSQNNPKLAKIREKIFKLLNTPKGVRLRKQRCHDVEPVFAQLKHNKNFKRFLLRGKIKAELEIGILAIAHNLKKMAKAA
- a CDS encoding BrxA/BrxB family bacilliredoxin — its product is MYPTDLVLPMKAELTDKGFQDLTTPAQVEDALKQSGTTLLVINSVCGCAAGAARPGVVYSLTGDKKPDHLTTVFAGFDTEAVVEARKHLAPFPPSSPCVALFKDGELVHMLERHHIEGNPAGAIAANLQAAYDEYC